From Thermodesulforhabdus norvegica, the proteins below share one genomic window:
- a CDS encoding glycoside hydrolase family 130 protein, protein MAHIYDVFQRHPKNPILTREDVPYLCNTVFNAAVCKFNDEYLMLIRVEETSGISHLTLARSKDGVHFTVDKEPWIRPSEDPEYEPYERYGVEDPRITQIDDEFLITYVAYGPYGPRTGIGVTRDFRTFERICLMTESDNKDCVIFPEKIGGMYVRLDRPGGMGGRRACIWISYSPDLIFWGRSKMLLAPEPGWGASKLGVSTPPLKTEKGWLVLYHGVRETASGRIYRVGAMLLDLEKPDRIRAYTPRFILAPREYYERVGDVPNVVFPCGFTAENGIMRVYYGAADTCICLAEAPIDEIIRACTARPENP, encoded by the coding sequence ATGGCCCATATTTACGACGTTTTCCAGAGGCATCCGAAAAATCCAATTCTCACCAGAGAGGATGTTCCGTATCTCTGCAATACCGTTTTCAACGCCGCCGTTTGTAAATTTAACGACGAGTATTTGATGCTTATAAGAGTGGAGGAAACCAGCGGAATAAGCCATCTTACTCTGGCGAGGTCCAAGGACGGCGTACATTTCACCGTCGATAAGGAACCCTGGATCCGTCCTTCTGAAGACCCCGAATATGAGCCTTATGAACGGTATGGTGTTGAGGACCCGAGGATTACTCAGATTGACGACGAGTTTCTCATAACATATGTGGCCTATGGCCCCTATGGCCCCAGGACCGGTATAGGCGTAACCAGAGATTTCAGGACCTTTGAAAGAATATGTTTGATGACTGAATCGGACAACAAGGACTGCGTAATTTTCCCCGAAAAAATAGGCGGAATGTACGTAAGACTTGACAGGCCCGGAGGTATGGGGGGACGCCGAGCCTGCATATGGATAAGCTATTCGCCGGACCTGATTTTCTGGGGACGGTCAAAAATGCTTCTTGCCCCTGAACCGGGCTGGGGAGCTTCAAAGCTGGGCGTATCAACTCCTCCCCTCAAGACCGAAAAAGGCTGGCTCGTTCTGTATCACGGGGTTCGTGAAACGGCCTCAGGAAGGATTTACCGCGTGGGTGCTATGCTTCTGGATCTGGAGAAGCCCGACAGAATTAGAGCGTACACTCCAAGGTTCATACTTGCTCCCAGAGAATATTACGAAAGGGTCGGTGACGTACCGAACGTCGTCTTTCCCTGCGGATTTACCGCCGAAAACGGGATCATGAGGGTCTATTACGGTGCAGCAGACACCTGTATATGTCTTGCCGAAGCCCCAATCGATGAGATCATACGGGCGTGTACGGCAAGGCCCGAAAATCCCTGA
- a CDS encoding glycosyltransferase, with translation MRLVLISTYPPIECGIATYTQYLTDALRAAGVDVYIVCHAGGSGKNVYPAFDYEDRDLPHRAFSTAMRFTPDVVHIQHEFGLFGPYFGISVVSLILLLRIFDVPVVTTLHTVYSDIPPTHRILYESIIAQSSKVIVHEEFQKNSLLNAIPYIDGNKIAIIPHGARIVHPVEDAKEKLGLPADKKIVLVIGYFRPSKNFELAVDILPEVLKKYPDALLVIAGKIRGYEHKEYRNMLFNRIAASPVKEHIYLIRGQLSQQAFDTILSAADVVVLPYRITSQSGILAHCLAFGKPVVTSSTEAMKQTIARSGSGLTCETRKDYVEAIVKVLSDDEFSKKLSENARQYVKNHISWPIVARRHIDIYSDLAKEVISGVHVVTVD, from the coding sequence ATGAGGCTCGTGCTTATTTCGACCTATCCTCCGATAGAGTGTGGAATAGCTACCTATACCCAGTATCTAACCGATGCTCTCAGAGCAGCAGGTGTTGACGTTTATATCGTCTGTCACGCCGGAGGATCGGGCAAAAACGTCTATCCCGCCTTCGACTACGAAGATCGAGACCTGCCTCACAGGGCTTTTTCAACGGCCATGAGATTTACGCCCGATGTGGTTCACATTCAGCACGAATTCGGACTTTTCGGCCCTTATTTTGGAATATCGGTAGTTTCGCTTATTCTTTTATTGCGTATTTTTGACGTCCCCGTTGTTACGACCTTACATACAGTGTACAGCGACATTCCCCCAACACACAGGATACTGTACGAGAGTATAATAGCTCAGAGCAGTAAGGTAATAGTCCACGAAGAGTTTCAGAAAAACTCTCTCCTTAATGCAATACCTTACATAGACGGCAATAAAATAGCTATAATTCCTCATGGCGCCCGCATAGTACATCCCGTTGAGGATGCCAAAGAAAAACTGGGGTTACCCGCAGATAAGAAGATTGTTCTGGTTATCGGCTACTTTAGACCTTCCAAGAACTTCGAGCTGGCCGTGGACATACTTCCCGAGGTTCTAAAAAAATATCCCGATGCTCTCCTTGTCATTGCAGGAAAAATTCGCGGATATGAGCACAAAGAGTACAGGAATATGCTTTTTAACAGGATCGCCGCATCTCCCGTTAAAGAACACATATACCTGATAAGGGGGCAGTTGTCCCAGCAAGCCTTTGATACCATTCTTTCCGCTGCCGACGTTGTGGTCCTGCCCTATCGCATAACATCCCAAAGCGGGATACTGGCTCACTGTCTTGCCTTCGGTAAACCCGTCGTAACCAGCAGTACGGAAGCAATGAAACAGACCATTGCCAGATCGGGCTCCGGTCTTACCTGCGAAACCCGCAAGGACTACGTCGAAGCTATCGTAAAAGTCCTTTCTGATGATGAATTTTCAAAGAAGCTTTCGGAAAATGCCCGTCAGTACGTGAAGAATCACATAAGCTGGCCTATTGTAGCAAGACGCCATATCGACATTTACAGTGATCTGGCAAAAGAGGTTATCTCAGGGGTGCATGTTGTGACGGTAGATTAG
- a CDS encoding serine hydrolase domain-containing protein: MSLSETMVQGLKKRLYTAASVIVGIDGKVLEEHHVGFDREGGAEISGSTLFDLASLTKPIVVVSLFMREIQKGNIKLEDRLEKFLPSKWIGRAFRGVTIDQVLSHRAGFPAHAKLFEHLIGTEPGRRKEEFVKYILSCTREANPVYSDLGYIILGYVLETVNERPLNEIFSSSEGIFYNQHLSFLPVKMPESPCSPPVHFAPPPPAVSTGWCHWRRRLLSAEVHDCNCYWLGGVSGHAGLFGTSGAVFSWASRLWKSFSNRDGQESNFWCSREVMSEFLRKPDDTSSWARGFDTPTPGNSTVAPYFSMRSVGHYGFTGTSFWIDLEDGFTIVLLTNRVYYETDREIFRRFRRTVHRKARLLNRQV, from the coding sequence ATGAGCCTCTCAGAAACTATGGTTCAGGGCTTAAAGAAAAGGCTCTATACGGCAGCATCGGTGATCGTTGGTATAGATGGCAAGGTACTGGAAGAGCACCATGTGGGTTTTGACAGAGAAGGCGGTGCAGAGATTTCCGGCTCCACACTCTTCGATCTCGCCTCCCTCACCAAACCAATAGTGGTGGTATCACTTTTCATGAGAGAAATCCAGAAGGGCAACATCAAGCTTGAGGACAGGCTTGAAAAATTCCTTCCCTCAAAATGGATAGGCCGGGCATTCCGTGGGGTAACCATCGACCAGGTTCTTTCTCATAGAGCAGGTTTCCCTGCCCATGCAAAGCTTTTTGAACATCTCATAGGAACAGAGCCCGGCCGCAGGAAAGAAGAGTTCGTAAAGTACATTTTATCGTGCACCAGAGAAGCAAATCCCGTTTACAGCGACCTGGGTTACATCATCCTGGGATATGTACTCGAAACCGTTAATGAACGACCTCTTAATGAGATTTTCAGCTCCTCTGAAGGGATTTTCTATAATCAGCATTTATCATTCCTTCCCGTGAAAATGCCCGAAAGCCCCTGCTCGCCTCCCGTCCATTTCGCTCCCCCTCCACCCGCGGTCTCAACAGGATGGTGTCACTGGAGAAGGAGGCTTCTTTCGGCGGAAGTTCATGACTGTAATTGCTACTGGCTGGGAGGAGTATCGGGTCATGCAGGGCTTTTCGGTACATCAGGGGCTGTGTTTTCCTGGGCGTCCCGGCTGTGGAAAAGCTTCAGTAACAGAGATGGCCAGGAGTCGAACTTCTGGTGTTCCAGGGAGGTGATGTCGGAATTTTTGAGAAAACCCGATGATACTTCAAGCTGGGCACGCGGCTTTGACACTCCAACTCCGGGCAATTCAACGGTGGCACCCTACTTTTCTATGAGAAGTGTCGGTCATTACGGCTTTACGGGCACTTCCTTCTGGATCGACCTTGAGGACGGATTCACCATCGTGCTCCTTACAAACCGGGTCTATTACGAAACAGACCGGGAAATTTTTCGCCGGTTCAGGCGGACGGTTCACCGTAAAGCCCGTCTTTTAAATCGCCAGGTTTAA
- a CDS encoding S66 peptidase family protein, whose translation MPKPVPLKPGDSIGLIAPSGAFDAGDLEKALKVLREYGYTPVYSNHIFSRYREMAGPDWIRAKNLIDFWKNENIACLWCIRGGYGSIRILSRLPRHLVEKNDKVFVGYSDITFLHNFFIANGKSVVFHGPNLIDFSNAGEARRRRLISFLEARIPFRWDIKETNVIRRGVASGRLIGGNLTCLTHLLGTDYLPGNFWRKAILFIEDRGEAGYRIDRMLNHFKEVGIFEHLQGLVLGSFTACEPYDRLKERILDIVKPYQFPVICDLPFGHSADQDILPMGLEYIIDTGSGYFAPTEKVFSTQ comes from the coding sequence ATGCCGAAACCGGTACCTCTGAAACCCGGGGATTCGATTGGCCTGATCGCTCCGTCTGGTGCATTCGATGCCGGAGACCTTGAAAAGGCCCTGAAGGTTTTACGGGAATACGGCTACACCCCGGTTTACAGTAATCACATTTTTTCCCGATACCGTGAAATGGCCGGACCTGACTGGATCAGGGCGAAAAACCTCATCGATTTCTGGAAAAATGAGAACATAGCATGCCTGTGGTGTATCCGTGGGGGATACGGAAGCATCCGCATCCTATCACGGTTGCCGCGTCATCTGGTCGAAAAAAACGATAAGGTTTTTGTGGGATACAGCGACATTACCTTTCTCCACAACTTTTTCATTGCCAACGGAAAATCGGTGGTCTTCCACGGTCCCAACCTGATCGATTTTTCTAATGCAGGTGAAGCTCGCAGAAGACGACTCATCTCCTTCCTGGAAGCCAGAATTCCCTTCAGATGGGACATAAAGGAAACCAATGTAATTCGTCGAGGTGTTGCTTCCGGGCGTTTGATAGGCGGGAACCTCACATGTCTGACTCACCTTCTGGGCACCGATTATCTACCCGGAAACTTCTGGCGAAAGGCCATCTTGTTCATAGAAGATCGAGGAGAAGCGGGATACAGGATTGATCGTATGTTAAATCACTTTAAAGAAGTCGGGATTTTTGAACATCTACAGGGTCTTGTACTGGGAAGTTTTACCGCCTGCGAACCCTACGATCGACTCAAGGAAAGGATACTTGACATCGTGAAACCCTACCAATTTCCGGTCATATGCGATCTTCCTTTCGGTCATTCCGCAGATCAGGATATCCTGCCCATGGGCCTGGAATACATCATCGATACCGGATCGGGATACTTTGCGCCAACCGAAAAGGTTTTCAGTACTCAATGA
- a CDS encoding type III pantothenate kinase, which translates to MLLAIDIGNTHTVLGLFKDKELIYEWRLRTNIDITEDEWAIYIHDLFKMEKINFGRIKHVIISCVVPPVLHAVEQFCDKYLRVKPLVVGPGIKTGMPILYENPREVGADRIVNAVAAYEIYRDATVVIDFGTATTFDYISEKGEYLGGAICPGILISCEALFQKASKLPRPQIFVRPKSVLGKNTMDSMNAGIIFGYAGLVEGIVRRFEEEMNRRVRTIATGGLASVIAPVCKVIEKVEPNLTLMGLRILFERNS; encoded by the coding sequence ATGCTGCTGGCAATCGACATCGGAAACACTCATACCGTACTGGGTCTTTTTAAGGATAAAGAGTTAATTTACGAATGGCGGCTCCGCACGAACATCGACATTACGGAAGACGAATGGGCTATCTACATTCATGACCTGTTTAAGATGGAAAAGATTAACTTCGGCAGGATAAAGCACGTGATAATTTCCTGCGTGGTACCGCCAGTTCTTCATGCCGTCGAGCAGTTTTGTGATAAATACCTCAGGGTGAAACCCCTAGTTGTCGGACCGGGCATCAAAACGGGAATGCCCATTCTCTACGAAAACCCCCGGGAAGTGGGAGCAGATAGAATAGTGAATGCCGTAGCGGCCTACGAAATTTACAGAGATGCAACAGTTGTAATAGATTTCGGAACGGCCACAACCTTTGATTACATATCGGAAAAAGGGGAGTATCTCGGAGGTGCCATCTGCCCGGGGATTCTGATCTCCTGTGAGGCGCTTTTTCAAAAGGCATCAAAACTCCCAAGACCACAGATTTTCGTCAGGCCAAAGTCGGTCCTGGGGAAGAACACAATGGATTCCATGAATGCGGGAATAATATTTGGCTATGCCGGCCTGGTGGAAGGTATAGTGAGAAGGTTTGAAGAAGAAATGAACAGAAGAGTAAGAACCATTGCAACGGGTGGTCTGGCCTCCGTCATTGCTCCTGTTTGCAAGGTCATAGAAAAGGTGGAGCCCAATTTGACACTTATGGGCCTGAGGATTCTTTTCGAGAGAAACTCTTGA
- the glmM gene encoding phosphoglucosamine mutase has product MGRLFGTDGIRGVANEYPMTAEIALKVGAAVASYFRNSHGRPRILIGKDTRLSGYMLEYAMVAGICSMGADVLLAGPLPTPGIAFITRDMRADAGVVISASHNPYEYNGIKIFAGDGFKLPDHIEEELERRVTNFETLSLPPYEMIGRARRIEDVQGRYIVHLKNTFPPDADLEGITLVVDCAHGATYKVAPLIFEELGARVITIGTSPDGRNINRDCGALHPQAMAEAVKLHDAHAGIAFDGDGDRVIFSDEKGNILDGDVLMAICARDMLNRDALAQRTVVATVMSNLGLEIALRRMNARLIRTAVGDRYVVEEMRRGGYVLGGEQSGHIVFLNHSTTGDGILSALQVLAVMTREGRPLSELASVMERIPQKLTNVPVNGTIRSLSLIPDYEVTLKKVEAFLGDDGRVLVRPSGTEPVIRIMVEATREELIDKATEMIIDFLKRHLDIK; this is encoded by the coding sequence GTGGGACGGCTTTTCGGAACAGACGGAATAAGGGGCGTAGCCAATGAGTACCCGATGACGGCAGAAATAGCTCTCAAGGTCGGGGCTGCTGTGGCATCCTATTTTCGTAACTCCCACGGGCGCCCCAGGATACTCATAGGAAAGGACACACGCCTTTCCGGTTACATGCTGGAATACGCCATGGTCGCAGGGATATGCTCCATGGGGGCAGATGTTCTGCTTGCAGGCCCTCTTCCAACTCCCGGAATTGCCTTCATCACCAGGGACATGCGGGCTGATGCCGGAGTGGTTATATCCGCATCTCACAATCCCTACGAGTACAACGGTATAAAGATCTTTGCCGGGGACGGATTTAAGTTACCTGATCACATAGAGGAAGAACTCGAACGCCGGGTGACGAACTTTGAAACACTTTCTCTACCGCCCTACGAGATGATAGGTCGAGCACGCCGAATAGAGGACGTCCAGGGGCGGTACATTGTGCACCTCAAAAATACATTTCCTCCAGATGCCGATCTGGAGGGCATAACTTTAGTAGTTGACTGTGCCCACGGTGCCACCTACAAAGTGGCGCCTCTAATCTTCGAAGAACTGGGGGCTCGGGTCATAACAATCGGCACATCTCCCGACGGAAGAAACATCAACCGGGATTGCGGCGCCTTGCATCCCCAGGCTATGGCCGAAGCCGTGAAGCTCCACGATGCTCATGCCGGAATAGCCTTTGATGGGGATGGAGATCGCGTAATCTTTTCGGACGAAAAAGGTAACATTCTCGACGGTGACGTCCTGATGGCCATCTGTGCCAGAGACATGCTCAACCGCGATGCTCTGGCCCAGAGAACCGTGGTGGCAACGGTTATGAGCAATCTCGGATTGGAGATTGCCCTACGAAGAATGAATGCCAGGCTGATAAGGACTGCAGTTGGCGACCGCTATGTCGTCGAAGAAATGCGGCGGGGCGGATATGTGCTGGGCGGTGAACAATCGGGCCACATAGTATTTCTGAACCACAGTACCACCGGTGATGGAATTCTGTCTGCCCTTCAGGTACTTGCCGTTATGACAAGAGAAGGCAGACCTCTTTCGGAGCTCGCGTCCGTGATGGAGAGGATACCTCAAAAACTCACTAACGTCCCCGTCAACGGCACGATTAGAAGCCTTTCGCTAATTCCCGACTACGAAGTAACCTTAAAGAAAGTCGAAGCCTTCCTTGGAGATGACGGGCGCGTATTGGTCAGGCCGTCGGGAACGGAGCCGGTCATTCGGATCATGGTGGAAGCAACGAGAGAGGAGTTAATCGATAAGGCGACGGAAATGATAATCGATTTCCTGAAAAGGCATCTGGACATAAAATAA
- a CDS encoding DnaJ domain-containing protein, producing the protein MSTKSYYEILGVSVDASLEEIKRAFRSLALRWHPDQNSRPDAKEHFQQIREAYETLIDPEKRSRYNRTHGICPAKDRQKKRVFRKNPASELQCSKIASDIIADYFGLYRECRVTTKCRDLRYDFHFTPAHLENARNETISYVRWVYCNECVGKGLPFRSCVMCRGRGFVEERVTLTVSIPAGCRSGHQIRVRGMGDHTIPEIPAGDLLVYIHVVNTEKNHEK; encoded by the coding sequence GTGAGTACGAAATCCTACTATGAAATTCTGGGTGTCTCGGTGGACGCCAGCCTGGAAGAGATAAAGCGTGCCTTCAGGTCCTTAGCCCTGCGCTGGCATCCGGACCAGAACAGCCGGCCCGACGCAAAAGAACACTTTCAGCAGATACGGGAAGCCTACGAAACCCTGATAGATCCGGAAAAACGCTCTCGCTACAATAGAACCCACGGAATTTGCCCCGCAAAAGACAGGCAAAAGAAACGGGTTTTCAGAAAAAATCCTGCCAGTGAGTTGCAGTGCAGTAAAATTGCCAGCGACATCATTGCCGATTATTTCGGGTTATATCGGGAATGCAGGGTCACAACAAAATGTCGGGATTTAAGATACGACTTCCATTTTACCCCCGCTCATCTGGAAAACGCCAGAAACGAGACAATCTCCTACGTGAGATGGGTTTATTGCAATGAGTGTGTGGGAAAAGGGCTTCCTTTCAGGTCCTGTGTAATGTGTCGTGGTAGGGGGTTTGTTGAAGAACGGGTTACCCTGACGGTTTCAATTCCTGCCGGTTGCCGATCGGGACATCAGATCCGTGTTCGGGGCATGGGCGACCACACGATCCCCGAAATCCCGGCAGGGGACTTGCTAGTTTACATCCACGTAGTAAACACAGAAAAAAATCACGAGAAATAA
- a CDS encoding YifB family Mg chelatase-like AAA ATPase: MIARVLTFAIVGIEAHPVEVEVDISAGMPYFNIVGLPDSVVRESKERVRAAIKNSGFDFPYQRITVNLAPAQLRKEGPGFDLPIAVGILRASGLVESSPFDPLCCAGELSLDGEIRPVPGALSMSFAARESGIKALFVPADNAREASLIDGIDVYPVSNLNEMMQILKGAVSARSAKNESSPLEEADSWEIDFSDVKGQEHAKRALEVAAAGGHNVMMVGPPGSGKTMLAQRLPTILPPMSLDEAMETTRIYSVAGMLAGEEPLVKKRPFRAPHHSISDAGLVGGGHIPRPGEVSLAHNGVLFMDEFPEFRRNVLELLRQPMEDGYVTISRAAITVTYPARFMLVAAMNPCPCGYLGSGQRECRCTSTQIARYVGKLSGPILDRIDIHISVPALSINELYGLGAEGAESSEAIRDRVIRARTRQWERLRHSGRFSNAALLPHEIERYCKVRRSAETLLKDAMRSMRLSARAYHRILKVARTIADLEEKEIIEEHHILEAVQYRLLDRQGYMP, from the coding sequence ATGATTGCAAGAGTTTTGACCTTTGCCATAGTGGGCATAGAGGCTCATCCCGTTGAAGTCGAAGTCGATATTTCGGCAGGAATGCCTTATTTTAACATAGTGGGCCTGCCCGACAGCGTTGTTCGAGAAAGCAAGGAGCGGGTAAGGGCGGCCATAAAGAACAGCGGTTTTGACTTTCCCTATCAGCGCATTACCGTAAACCTTGCACCTGCTCAACTCAGGAAGGAAGGGCCCGGCTTTGACCTCCCTATCGCCGTTGGTATTTTACGAGCCTCAGGCCTGGTGGAATCCTCTCCCTTTGATCCGCTCTGTTGTGCTGGAGAGCTTTCTCTTGACGGTGAAATCAGACCCGTTCCCGGTGCCCTGTCAATGTCCTTTGCGGCCAGGGAATCGGGAATAAAGGCTCTCTTTGTGCCTGCAGATAATGCGCGAGAAGCGTCTCTCATTGACGGTATTGATGTATATCCGGTGTCAAACCTGAACGAGATGATGCAGATTCTTAAAGGGGCGGTCAGCGCCAGAAGCGCAAAGAATGAGAGTTCTCCTTTAGAAGAGGCAGATTCCTGGGAAATCGATTTTTCCGATGTGAAAGGCCAGGAGCATGCAAAGAGAGCCCTGGAAGTAGCTGCCGCCGGGGGGCATAATGTAATGATGGTGGGACCGCCCGGTTCAGGTAAAACCATGCTGGCCCAGAGGCTTCCGACCATTTTGCCGCCTATGTCTCTTGACGAGGCAATGGAGACGACCCGCATCTACAGTGTTGCCGGAATGCTTGCCGGTGAGGAGCCTCTTGTAAAGAAAAGGCCCTTCAGGGCTCCTCATCATTCCATTTCCGATGCGGGCCTCGTGGGGGGAGGGCACATTCCCAGACCCGGTGAGGTCAGTCTTGCCCATAACGGTGTTCTTTTTATGGACGAGTTTCCCGAATTCAGGCGCAATGTTCTCGAGTTGTTAAGACAGCCCATGGAAGACGGTTATGTTACCATCTCAAGAGCGGCCATTACGGTCACTTATCCGGCCAGATTTATGCTGGTTGCGGCAATGAACCCGTGTCCCTGCGGTTATCTTGGATCAGGACAGCGGGAATGCAGGTGCACCAGCACCCAGATTGCGCGCTATGTCGGGAAACTTTCGGGTCCCATTCTCGACAGGATCGACATTCACATATCGGTTCCTGCCTTATCCATTAATGAGCTTTACGGTTTGGGCGCCGAAGGTGCAGAATCTTCGGAGGCGATACGTGATCGTGTTATCAGAGCAAGGACACGTCAGTGGGAACGCCTTCGTCATTCAGGTCGGTTTTCCAATGCAGCACTACTTCCCCATGAAATCGAGCGCTACTGCAAGGTCAGAAGAAGCGCCGAAACCCTTCTGAAGGATGCCATGAGATCAATGCGTTTGAGTGCGAGGGCTTATCATCGGATTCTCAAGGTGGCGAGGACAATCGCCGATCTCGAAGAAAAAGAGATCATCGAAGAACACCACATTCTTGAAGCAGTACAGTATCGACTCCTTGACAGACAGGGCTACATGCCGTGA
- a CDS encoding chemotaxis protein CheW — translation MQETFRKIRSAAYRGYADGSVDFFGNQVEFITGYSREDFLSRTVKWMDIIHKEDLSSVKAIFKEALRTDKTYMREYRILTRNGSLRWIQEWGQIVCDAEGNIDYVIGVILDVTEQKQEEERKRRIALRSGRYLTFRVGHNEFGVSIENIREIVGLSPITHIPSCPECVPGVINLRGKIIPVLDLRKYYGIMESKAGENESLIVAEYSERDTTIWAGCTVDEVCEVLFIKGEFIEEMVDLFSHSLPTGVWGVAKLEKRMILLIDVKSIFEDVFKNPELRRLIKTQFHGM, via the coding sequence ATGCAGGAGACCTTCAGAAAAATAAGAAGCGCTGCATACCGGGGATATGCCGACGGGTCGGTGGATTTTTTCGGCAATCAAGTAGAGTTCATTACCGGATATTCCAGAGAGGATTTTCTATCAAGAACCGTTAAATGGATGGATATAATCCATAAAGAGGATCTATCTTCGGTAAAAGCAATTTTTAAAGAAGCGCTCCGTACGGATAAGACTTACATGAGAGAGTACAGAATCCTGACCAGGAATGGTTCACTGAGATGGATACAGGAATGGGGGCAGATAGTATGTGATGCGGAAGGAAACATAGACTATGTTATAGGCGTGATACTGGACGTGACAGAACAAAAGCAGGAAGAAGAGAGGAAGCGCCGCATTGCCCTCAGATCCGGAAGATACCTGACCTTTCGTGTCGGTCATAACGAATTCGGGGTTTCCATTGAAAACATCAGGGAGATCGTCGGATTATCCCCAATAACCCACATCCCGTCATGCCCCGAGTGCGTGCCCGGCGTAATAAACCTAAGAGGCAAAATCATACCCGTGCTGGACCTGCGCAAATACTACGGCATCATGGAAAGTAAGGCAGGCGAAAACGAATCTCTGATTGTAGCCGAGTATTCAGAAAGGGATACGACGATCTGGGCAGGGTGCACCGTTGATGAGGTATGCGAGGTCCTGTTCATAAAAGGTGAATTTATTGAGGAAATGGTGGATCTTTTTTCTCATTCGCTACCCACGGGAGTCTGGGGTGTGGCTAAGTTGGAAAAAAGGATGATTCTTTTGATCGACGTAAAGAGTATATTTGAGGACGTGTTCAAAAATCCGGAACTGCGAAGGCTGATAAAAACCCAGTTTCACGGCATGTAG
- a CDS encoding lactate utilization protein, giving the protein MSKPVNDYWKIKLEKVKENLEKNQFEAHVADTATEACHLVLNSIIPALNPGSISFGGSMTVVATGVYEELKKRSDIEIIDTYDMSLPIEERVEIRRRALLCDLFITGTNAVVESGTLVNLDGMGNRVAAITFGPKNVIILVGRNKICTDLEEAMIRVKEYAAPVNAMRLSRRTPCTKTAQCEDCASPERICNYWSIVEKSAPKGRIKVILINEDLGF; this is encoded by the coding sequence ATGAGCAAACCCGTTAATGACTACTGGAAGATCAAGCTGGAGAAGGTAAAGGAAAACCTTGAGAAAAATCAGTTTGAAGCCCACGTAGCAGACACCGCTACGGAAGCCTGCCATCTGGTTTTGAACTCCATCATTCCCGCCCTGAATCCCGGCAGTATCTCCTTCGGCGGGTCCATGACCGTTGTGGCAACCGGAGTTTACGAGGAGCTGAAAAAACGCAGTGATATCGAGATAATCGACACATATGATATGTCTCTTCCCATTGAAGAGCGGGTGGAAATACGGAGAAGGGCTCTTCTTTGCGATCTATTCATCACCGGTACCAATGCCGTGGTGGAAAGCGGGACGCTCGTTAACCTTGACGGAATGGGCAACCGCGTGGCCGCCATTACCTTCGGCCCCAAAAATGTTATAATCCTGGTGGGTCGTAATAAGATCTGTACGGATCTGGAAGAGGCCATGATAAGGGTCAAGGAATATGCGGCTCCGGTAAACGCCATGCGCCTAAGCCGCAGAACTCCCTGCACCAAAACGGCTCAGTGTGAAGACTGTGCCAGCCCCGAAAGGATCTGTAACTACTGGAGCATAGTAGAAAAGTCTGCTCCAAAAGGCAGAATTAAGGTGATACTCATAAATGAAGACCTTGGCTTTTAA